One stretch of Nitrospiria bacterium DNA includes these proteins:
- a CDS encoding VacJ family lipoprotein → MRKIVQCLFLILSLQWIWVPAPDARVHLSFSDHQLGPPSNLFLHYFREPQDFEFLDLSPGRFPLSAQVGSDPEAPVSSDLPFSQEDQDGFFDEDFGAEFEKEFEIGANSGAFDPLSGYNRFMTQVNDTFYFYLLKPIARGYRFVFPEMFRISISRFFNNLLFPMHFVNNILQLKFKQAGVELVRFGVNSTVGVGGFWDPADHWFDLNPYPEDFGQTLGFYGIGGGFHLVLPILGPSNLRDFIGLIGDFYLDPVCYIGTCYAGYWEVVLGIRSYKTINYSSLHIGEYESIKKDALDLYIFIRDAYEQKREKEIKE, encoded by the coding sequence GTGAGAAAAATTGTTCAATGCCTTTTTTTAATTTTAAGCCTTCAATGGATTTGGGTTCCGGCCCCCGATGCACGGGTACATCTGAGTTTTAGTGATCATCAATTGGGCCCCCCTTCTAATTTATTTTTACACTATTTTAGGGAACCGCAAGATTTTGAATTTCTCGACCTTTCCCCTGGAAGGTTTCCTCTTTCCGCTCAGGTGGGTTCGGATCCTGAAGCACCTGTGTCGAGTGACCTTCCTTTTAGTCAGGAAGATCAGGATGGTTTCTTTGATGAGGATTTTGGCGCGGAGTTTGAAAAAGAATTTGAAATTGGGGCCAATTCCGGGGCTTTTGATCCTCTCAGTGGGTATAACCGTTTTATGACTCAGGTCAATGACACGTTTTATTTTTACCTTTTAAAACCCATCGCCCGGGGTTACCGTTTTGTATTCCCGGAAATGTTTAGGATATCCATCAGCCGGTTTTTTAATAACCTCCTATTTCCTATGCATTTTGTAAATAATATTTTACAATTAAAATTCAAACAGGCCGGGGTTGAATTAGTACGGTTTGGGGTAAATTCAACGGTTGGAGTGGGCGGATTTTGGGACCCAGCAGACCATTGGTTTGATCTGAATCCCTATCCGGAAGATTTTGGCCAGACTCTAGGTTTTTATGGTATTGGAGGGGGTTTTCATCTGGTTCTTCCGATCCTGGGTCCCTCCAATCTTCGTGATTTTATTGGATTGATTGGGGATTTTTATTTAGATCCGGTTTGTTATATAGGCACCTGTTATGCGGGTTATTGGGAGGTGGTTTTAGGGATTCGGTCTTATAAAACCATCAATTATTCATCCCTTCATATAGGGGAATATGAAAGTATTAAAAAAGATGCTTTGGATCTCTATATTTTTATTAGAGATGCCTATGAACAAAAGAGAGAAAAGGAGATAAAGGAATGA